From the Archangium lipolyticum genome, one window contains:
- a CDS encoding FIST signal transduction protein, giving the protein MAIVKMQTARTTLSDPIAAAEDLLKQLEGVTPKLVTLFASRDRDQQALNRAVRERLPAGTRLVGATTNGELDNQGIYRGNVVLGALYGDFEVGLGLGTGLTLDAVGAGAMAMKRAAQDLGVRQQDIDSRKFVGLVIDDGFRYKKEELLLGILEKNPALILVGGGASDHELDPAKQSALLHVDGEVATDCVLVALFKTNAPWAALRSHWYVPTGERLVITKVDESAQRALEIDGKPAALRYSELLGIPVEELEYGKPRGFAAQPTALKVGREYFIRSPWKALPDHSILFANLLEEGTELELMKLGDMAGLTRSFFQDELPRRVQNPQAALLFHCGGRMYYSHVVGTTAQLADTLRHAPPAAGMNVNFEIYSGFHINTTLTVLAFGGN; this is encoded by the coding sequence TTGGCAATCGTGAAGATGCAGACGGCCCGCACCACTCTGTCCGACCCGATCGCGGCCGCCGAGGACCTCCTCAAACAACTGGAAGGCGTGACACCGAAGCTCGTCACCCTCTTCGCCTCGCGGGACAGGGACCAACAGGCGCTCAACCGCGCGGTGCGTGAGCGGCTGCCCGCGGGCACCCGCCTGGTGGGCGCCACCACCAACGGCGAGCTGGACAACCAGGGCATCTACCGCGGCAACGTCGTGCTGGGCGCGCTGTACGGCGACTTCGAGGTGGGCCTGGGCCTGGGCACCGGCCTCACCCTGGACGCGGTGGGCGCGGGCGCCATGGCCATGAAGCGCGCCGCGCAGGACCTGGGCGTGCGCCAGCAGGACATCGACTCGCGCAAGTTCGTCGGCCTCGTCATCGACGATGGCTTCCGTTACAAGAAGGAGGAGCTGCTGCTGGGCATCCTCGAGAAGAACCCCGCCCTCATCCTCGTGGGCGGCGGCGCTTCCGACCACGAGTTGGACCCCGCCAAGCAGTCCGCCCTGCTCCACGTGGACGGCGAGGTGGCCACCGACTGCGTGCTGGTGGCCCTCTTCAAGACGAACGCCCCCTGGGCCGCCCTGCGCTCGCACTGGTACGTGCCCACCGGCGAGCGGCTCGTCATCACCAAGGTGGACGAGAGCGCCCAGCGCGCCCTGGAGATCGACGGCAAGCCCGCCGCCCTGCGCTACTCGGAGCTGCTCGGCATCCCCGTGGAGGAGCTGGAGTACGGCAAGCCCCGCGGCTTCGCCGCCCAGCCCACCGCCCTCAAGGTGGGCCGCGAGTACTTCATCCGCTCCCCCTGGAAGGCCCTGCCCGACCACTCCATCCTCTTCGCCAACCTCCTGGAGGAGGGCACCGAGCTGGAGCTCATGAAGCTGGGCGACATGGCCGGCCTCACCCGCTCCTTCTTCCAGGACGAGCTGCCCCGCCGCGTCCAGAATCCCCAGGCCGCCCTCCTCTTCCACTGCGGCGGCCGCATGTACTATTCCCACGTGGTTGGAACCACGGCCCAACTGGCCGACACCTTGCGCCACGCACCCCCGGCGGCTGGAATGAACGTGAACTTCGAAATCTACTCGGGGTTCCACATCAACACGACGCTGACGGTTCTCGCGTTCGGGGGTAACTGA